A window of Glycine soja cultivar W05 chromosome 13, ASM419377v2, whole genome shotgun sequence genomic DNA:
TTgcacaacaaaatcatgattccattgTGCATTGTGATTTATGGAAAAATTGTACAACgaaatcatattttcattgtattttttttattaattataataaagttacctttttttaagtaatcaaattaattgtgatataattatcctttttaataatactcaacatatttttttaattaaaattaaattaattggatACAAGTTACTACTTATAAaggtaatcaaattaattattatgagaattacctttattaataataactaaatcaatttatgatattaatttgattacagttaaaaagagtaatttatgtcattattaatttaaatttgtataaaaatttaatttatatgataattaatttgattattgttaaaaaaagataatatgtgtcatcattaatataatttgtatcaaaattaattcaagtaaaaaaagtaacttatttttatgattaattttttgtgaGAAAATACCTTACTGAAATCATGATTCTGTTGTATTAGGGGGGTGTGAAAtcacaaaaagaaaatcatgattCTGTTGTACGAAAAGGCGCAACAAAATTATGATTACgttatttttataagaacaaggaaaaaaaaataccttcatcGTGTAGAGAGCAAAGAgaggggagaaagaaaaaaaaaaaatgaatggatgaatgaagaaaaggaggaaaaaaagataaaagaaatgaagaaacaaaaggAGGAAAGAGTGGTGGAAGGGAGAAAGGTAGAGTGaaatgttgaaagtgtattttggTAATTGCATTTCATAGGTAAGAATCAGTAGTAGCACCCACATAGGATTACCTCAGCTAGTTGAGTGGGCCATGTTATCGGTCCAAAGGACCCAATATTGACATCGACCGTAAATCAGTTATGGAATATCCCAATTGAATTAAAGACTAGAAACTCGGCCATGATATGAGCCCACTACTCTTCCATGTCATTTCtatccttgttttttttttataattatttctgtttttctttcttatcacaTTACATGTCGCATCTATTATGtactttttctctttatattttctctttttatttcaatttctctGTGTTCTTCCACCCTATTTTAGGGTGTAGGTTTGGTAGTTTCCATTTAATTTACCCAGATGTAGTACCGGTTTTAGAGATGAGGAAAGGAAAAGTGCTTATAGCGCTAAGCGGTAGTTAAGAGAAGCAACATGCACGTACACAAAGCTGTGTTTAAATGTTTTGAGGcctaagaaaaaatttatagatAGATCCTACTTTGATATAGCTCatcaatttatgttttatttttctaatattttagaCCACAATTTGTTGATGAAAGTCTAATAATCCAGAAATTTCAACTttaatttaggaaaaaaatgtgaAGATTACTAATATTGAATTGATGCTCGTTAAAGCTTTAATTCGTTTCAAActcatacaatatttttttaattcattctcttTTTAAAGTGttcaattattgaattttatataaaaaatccaaagtgctatcatatttttttcaaataagttgagaataaaagaaataaactagTCTGATATGAATACAAAATaatcaaaactaaaataatcttTAACTCAATGTGTGATCTTATcaaaatgtttttcttataGATCATattgtttttatgaaatttaacctttttgttcatttcgatgtcatttttttaaattcaaaacaaacataaactaatttttcCTATGACTTTCTAAATTAGTAAAATTGTTAATCTACAACAATATCCATGTAAAAAcatattctaaaattttataagtttcgtaacaaattaactacaaataatataataaaatttactgtctaataaatttaaaaaaaaagtctgttcaatataatataaaaaaaacgaaGAACTTCATCCTGAGCCTAAGACTAttgtcttaattttaatttatggggGAAAATACTAACTCATAATCTTCAACAAGATTTGTTTGTCATTGTTTTTAGTGAAGACAATTTCATACCCatatcattgtaaaaaaaataaaattaattgccTTATGCTAGCCACGGCTCTGCAAGTACATGTGCACACAATCTTGTTCCAACATCATTAAAGGCAACCAAGTTCTTCATTTCTCTTTGCTTTATTGACGACAAATTAGAGACATCaataaaagaaatcaataaaacAATAACGGCAATGTAGCAGTGGGACAACAAGGACTACACCAAACTACCATACGTACCCAACCTTCATCAACACATTAAGGATATTGTTGAGTCGTTTTCCAAAGCACACGAGACGTGTCTCAGTTTGTCGTCAAGATGGAAATTAAGACCACAATATATGACACTAGAGGTGTCTCACCTTTGCACTAATACATAAACACACGTGTTAAGAAGTGTAGTTAAATAAGATGTAAGAGTTTTGTCTTTAATTCttagggataaaaaaaatatacaaacacatgcatatatatataacattacatGATCCACCACTAAGAACCTCAACAGATAAATACAAAGCATGGCTTGCATGTGGCTCAAGAATGCCAGTGGTGGCAGTGGGAAGAAGCCGCCGACGGACGTCCCACGTGGCCACTTGGCGGTGATCGTGGGAGAAGCAAAGAGAAGGTTTGTGATAAGGGCTGATTACCTTAACCATCCACTGCTTCAACAACTACTAGACCAATTATATGAAGGTTATGGCTTCAACAAGAGTGGTCCTCTGGCTATACCTTGTGATGAGTTCCTTTTTGAAGATATTATTCAGACCCTGAGAGATGGAACATCCTCTAGCCATGTGCCTCTCAAGAAGCTAGACTTCGGCTTTTCCAAGGACTCTATGCCCTTACTTCAGGGCCTTGAAAGCAAAAGGAGGAGCAGCAACTAAATGCATTCATtaagtatattatttattactacAGCAGTCTCTCTTTCATTTCCCTCAATTGCTTAGGTTCAAGATTGTCCATGAGTAGTTCTAAACAACCATGTTAGATTCACAAATGCCTTATTGTTAGTtgagttatttatatttatttatctaagaTTTCTTCACactttttcataaaagaaaattagataAATTGAGTCTCAAGAGCTCACCGGAGAAGTTTCACAACTTAAAGAATACTTATAAAAGGTACTTATACATTGCTTACCAATAAAGTCTTCATTGGAACCAAAATTGTTTATATAGATTTTTGAGAATAGTCTTATCTTTATCAATTACACCAACCTCTGTTAGCAACTTTCCCACGTAAGTACTAAAATGTTATGATGCCCGTGTTCatatcatttttgtttgtttttcttaaaacaaataTGATCTGTGTGATCTTTGATGATGAATAAATACAACTTAATTATGGTTCGATATAGTAGAATTAATGAAGTCTTTAAGCTGAAAATGGAAACAGTGAAAACCCACAAGGGCCCAAAGATGTTTTGGGATTGGAACCGAAATCAGTAATTAATCAACAGTTGACTCCACACTCCAGAGGACAGATAGTTGTAGCAAAAATTGATTGCCAaccaataataatgaaaaatgggcatttttcaaaattggcgaaattattgtattattttcgTACTAAATACCTAAAATTTAATGAATCAACAATATTTAAGACTCGTGTTCTGTACATATGTTTTGTTGTGATccacaattattatttatatcgaacaataaatatattttaatattgttacccACCACGAAATAGATTATGACGTGATATAATATGATTATGCAAATAACAACTCCATAGTATGAATCACAATATTCAAAGCCACCTACAAGAGCCTACTGTATGGCCGGGAGATGATTGTCCACGAGCTAAATTCAACGATTTGAAACACATACTTGCCAAAGTCCGACCCAAAGTAAAAGTTTGTAACAACACTTAATAAAAGAAGAATCTGGCAACTATACTCTTCAAGCTTTTGATGTTAGGTAATATCCGAGAATATTAGAAAGCTAACGAGTAGATTGATGGAATGTGTTATGAACACAGAACCAACACCAAGAACAGAGCAAcataaggaagaagaagaagcaggggCAAAAAGGAGAATCATCAGACCAAGGTACCTGGATGACTATACACCCAAATGACAGCAGCCACGTCAGCAAGGATTCTAGAAAATTGCCGTTAGAAAAGCTGTACCTCGTCCCCAAGGCAATCACGCAGTGCATTTCTCAATTTCTCAATTCCTCCAAGGCTCAGAAGAAGGCAAAATCTGTTAGAATTAAATTCTAGAATGATCATAGATAGCTTATAAATAGAAGAATGTAATTCAACAGATAAGCAGAAAATAATACAAACtatttcccttctcccttttgttGCTCTGGAGGCCCTAGACCTCGAATTCTAGGAACTTTGTGCTTGATCATAACAGAATGctgttaaaataatatatcaaaccACCATTACTGTGAAATGGGGTTGTAAATATGGGTGTGCTTCTATCGCAGGGTAAATGAATCCAATAAATGGATCGAGTCTGAATGAAAATTTGTTGTGACAATATTAAACTTCATTTCTCATAGTCTTGGACTCTTGGATTCCTCTGCAGACAAAAATGTGAAAATTTAGCAAACTCCAAATGTTTTCAACAACGCCACAGGAGGACAACCAACAAAAAGCTTCCTTAGCAGCTCTACCGCATGCTTGAAGTGTTGCATTGGTGAAGAGCTCAATGAGAGCGTGTTCAAGCTCCAGTTTTCCAGAAACCTACAAGTAAACTACCACGGAGAACAGTATAAGAATATCCGTGCTGTAGAACAATGTTGATTGGCAAATGAGTTGTCACCCCACCTGAAGAACTGACAAAGGATTTGATCGTTGCATTTCCAGTACCATGTGGGAGAAATGCCCAACGGGAAAACCTGAAATCAACTATGAGTTCCAACCTAAACACGTTGAAATTTGAGAATTGCATTATTCAACATTGACCTGTCAAAACAGCACAGCCAGCTGCTGCAGCTTCTGAGATATTGTGGCCAGAC
This region includes:
- the LOC114382177 gene encoding auxin-induced protein X15-like encodes the protein MACMWLKNASGGSGKKPPTDVPRGHLAVIVGEAKRRFVIRADYLNHPLLQQLLDQLYEGYGFNKSGPLAIPCDEFLFEDIIQTLRDGTSSSHVPLKKLDFGFSKDSMPLLQGLESKRRSSN